In the Paenibacillus sp. FSL H7-0357 genome, one interval contains:
- a CDS encoding helix-turn-helix domain-containing protein, translated as MAYIPGRCRLRLLLRERRKSQKWLSDKTGIDKYRISYYANDRGLMHISTAKTIANALGCHIDDLYEWIQGGGHE; from the coding sequence ATGGCCTATATACCGGGTCGATGTCGCCTCCGCCTGTTACTTAGAGAGAGACGCAAGTCTCAGAAATGGTTGTCCGATAAAACTGGTATAGATAAGTACAGAATTTCTTATTACGCCAATGACCGAGGTTTAATGCACATTTCCACAGCAAAAACCATTGCTAATGCTCTAGGATGTCATATTGACGATCTGTATGAATGGATTCAAGGCGGAGGCCATGAGTAG
- a CDS encoding helix-turn-helix transcriptional regulator, giving the protein MNLFSARLKWLRERMNISQKEMAQKIGVSQQYYNKFEKGTGQPNLETLYKIRHTTGESLDFIIGYTFEDKEATLLYEIYIDHRDQREKLENDIEHLSNDTFAMGKMNLEERMSLVSKLREGVLDYLKREERALDMFITHISELPGFDDHMNKEHWKNEYESYKNNHNVFFTDFAKKYTDIFD; this is encoded by the coding sequence TTGAATTTATTTTCCGCACGTTTAAAATGGCTAAGAGAACGCATGAATATTTCTCAAAAGGAAATGGCACAAAAAATAGGTGTTTCCCAGCAGTACTACAATAAATTCGAAAAGGGGACTGGACAACCGAATCTTGAAACCTTGTATAAAATCAGGCATACAACTGGTGAATCACTAGATTTTATTATTGGGTATACTTTTGAAGATAAGGAAGCAACTCTTCTTTACGAAATTTATATTGACCACAGGGATCAAAGAGAAAAATTGGAAAACGATATAGAACATCTCAGTAACGATACTTTTGCAATGGGAAAAATGAACCTTGAAGAGAGGATGTCACTTGTTAGCAAACTAAGAGAGGGTGTTTTGGATTATTTAAAGAGGGAAGAAAGAGCTTTAGATATGTTCATAACTCATATTTCTGAACTACCAGGTTTTGATGATCACATGAATAAAGAACACTGGAAAAATGAGTACGAATCTTATAAAAACAACCATAATGTTTTTTTTACTGACTTTGCAAAGAAATACACGGATATTTTTGATTGA
- a CDS encoding helix-turn-helix transcriptional regulator: MKNKVKEYRTETGMSVAELARRAKTSRQTIHAIEKGDRKNISGSLMFSIADALKKAERDIFFVDNVIQEIHDRTA; encoded by the coding sequence ATGAAGAACAAAGTAAAAGAGTATAGAACTGAAACTGGTATGAGTGTTGCAGAGTTAGCGAGACGAGCTAAGACAAGCAGACAAACCATTCACGCGATAGAAAAAGGTGATCGGAAAAACATTTCAGGATCTTTAATGTTTTCAATTGCGGATGCTTTAAAAAAAGCTGAGAGAGATATTTTTTTTGTAGATAATGTAATACAAGAAATACATGACCGAACAGCATAA
- the terL gene encoding phage terminase large subunit codes for MKTSLARLPTLDEVRQARAYADFSYFMDYDSEYRDRPGKHLDVLDETLMKVSTGELKRVIVTMPPRHGKSERVSKKFPAWHVGRNPGDEIIVASYSIDLSRGFSRISRDTLTSNPGVFDAVVDPNNKSSESWGIEGYRGGVTAAGVGGSITGKGARIAIIDDPVKNAEEANSEVMREKVWDWYTSTLYTRLTPDGRIVVVMTRWHEDDLVGRLLKKEADEIREGIHVGERWTVINFPAIAEANDFLGRTEGEALWPEYGFDVRRMDQIKSDVGSYVFNALYQQRPSAAGGTIFQRKNFKYFQEETKFVSMQYLLVGEKRYEKSRCKIFQTVDTANSEKTINDYFVVTTFYVTPDNDILIYDVYRTHIIGPDQKPLMKEQNYRYRPSFQAIEDKTFGTNLIQEMTREGMTVLPIKVDKDKVTRSLPIAARYEAGKVYHREGAPWLTDFEDELLSFPRGKNDDQVDTISIAGELVHTIVYNDEPWTAMPDDRRQGRFDDDDDDEPQQYSGIL; via the coding sequence TTGAAAACATCCTTGGCAAGGTTGCCGACACTGGATGAAGTCAGACAGGCACGTGCCTATGCTGACTTTTCTTATTTTATGGACTATGACAGTGAGTACCGGGATCGGCCGGGAAAACATTTGGATGTGCTTGATGAAACGCTGATGAAGGTGTCCACCGGAGAACTCAAGCGTGTGATAGTGACTATGCCCCCGCGGCATGGTAAGTCGGAACGAGTGTCTAAGAAGTTCCCAGCATGGCACGTCGGACGCAATCCCGGCGATGAAATCATTGTTGCATCATACTCAATCGACCTGAGTAGAGGATTCTCAAGGATATCACGTGACACTTTAACCAGTAATCCCGGCGTGTTTGACGCTGTTGTTGACCCGAATAATAAATCGTCTGAATCATGGGGCATTGAGGGCTACCGTGGAGGCGTTACAGCTGCTGGTGTGGGCGGATCAATAACAGGTAAGGGCGCAAGGATAGCAATCATTGATGACCCTGTGAAGAACGCGGAGGAAGCTAACTCAGAGGTTATGCGGGAAAAGGTGTGGGATTGGTACACTTCAACGCTGTACACTCGCTTAACTCCAGATGGTCGCATAGTCGTTGTTATGACACGGTGGCATGAAGACGACTTGGTAGGTAGGTTGCTAAAGAAAGAAGCCGACGAGATTAGAGAAGGAATACACGTGGGCGAGCGTTGGACAGTCATTAACTTCCCGGCTATTGCGGAGGCTAATGACTTTTTAGGTCGTACCGAGGGTGAAGCGTTATGGCCTGAATATGGCTTTGATGTTCGCCGCATGGACCAGATCAAGTCCGATGTTGGCTCGTATGTATTCAATGCCTTATATCAGCAAAGGCCATCAGCTGCAGGCGGTACGATATTTCAGCGCAAGAACTTCAAATACTTTCAAGAGGAAACTAAGTTCGTATCAATGCAATATTTACTGGTAGGTGAGAAGAGATATGAGAAATCAAGGTGCAAGATATTTCAAACGGTTGATACAGCGAATAGCGAGAAGACGATCAATGACTACTTTGTCGTAACTACATTTTATGTTACGCCGGACAATGACATACTCATATACGATGTATACCGGACTCATATTATAGGACCTGATCAGAAGCCACTCATGAAAGAGCAGAATTACCGTTACCGTCCATCATTTCAGGCCATTGAAGATAAAACCTTCGGCACCAACTTGATTCAGGAAATGACCCGCGAGGGCATGACGGTGCTACCGATTAAGGTAGATAAGGATAAGGTTACTCGCAGCTTACCAATCGCAGCACGATATGAGGCTGGCAAGGTTTATCACCGTGAGGGAGCGCCGTGGCTAACGGATTTCGAGGATGAACTATTGAGCTTCCCACGTGGTAAGAACGATGACCAAGTGGACACCATATCCATTGCTGGAGAACTGGTGCACACTATCGTATACAATGACGAACCGTGGACAGCAATGCCAGATGACCGGAGACAAGGACGGTTTGACGACGATGATGATGACGAACCACAGCAGTACAGTGGAATCTTATAA
- a CDS encoding HNH endonuclease, which translates to MSPLKKEIFKNHKKNKTRSQRAEFPLNVVAELISESNGLCQVCFVSRGTQTHHIMPRSRSGRGVKENGLRVCNYCHKMIHEKTSVLNKYIELQREKYGENFWFDELDRIQYKEEA; encoded by the coding sequence TTGTCACCATTAAAAAAGGAAATTTTCAAAAACCACAAAAAGAATAAGACCCGTTCACAGCGTGCCGAGTTCCCTTTAAACGTAGTGGCTGAACTGATCAGCGAATCTAACGGCCTATGCCAAGTTTGCTTCGTTAGCCGCGGTACTCAAACGCACCACATCATGCCCCGGAGCAGATCCGGCCGGGGCGTTAAAGAAAACGGGCTGCGCGTCTGCAACTACTGCCACAAGATGATTCACGAAAAAACGTCCGTGCTGAACAAATACATTGAGCTGCAGCGTGAAAAGTACGGAGAAAACTTCTGGTTCGATGAACTTGACCGGATTCAGTACAAGGAGGAAGCCTGA
- a CDS encoding BC1872 family protein, which yields MEGVSAMTLTREEILSRTPGPELDALIAEHVFGWWRMKGPNFDYDGPCDSNDVLVPPTITSEEEAFRYLPPKGVIPFTYFVNRGWSKDISAAWNILKGMKKYTFDLFWSDKREENEQWVCIFSPDDPESQKHYKVYGGSAPEAIGKAALLAVLNL from the coding sequence ATGGAAGGTGTATCGGCCATGACACTCACAAGGGAAGAGATACTAAGCCGCACTCCGGGACCGGAACTGGACGCACTAATTGCTGAACATGTATTTGGTTGGTGGAGAATGAAAGGTCCAAACTTTGACTATGACGGACCTTGTGATTCAAATGATGTACTTGTTCCACCGACCATCACCAGTGAAGAAGAAGCATTCAGGTACTTGCCGCCAAAGGGAGTCATACCGTTCACCTACTTTGTAAATCGTGGTTGGTCAAAAGATATATCCGCAGCATGGAACATATTGAAAGGCATGAAAAAATACACATTCGATCTTTTTTGGTCAGACAAACGTGAAGAAAATGAACAATGGGTTTGCATTTTTTCACCTGATGATCCTGAATCCCAAAAGCATTACAAGGTGTATGGTGGTTCAGCACCTGAAGCCATCGGTAAGGCTGCATTACTAGCGGTACTTAACTTATAA
- a CDS encoding YopX family protein, whose amino-acid sequence MGREIKFRAWDKSFKRMFVPSQIDYELGGELEDSKKENVHVWRKPFDGENANWSSSGHYIHGKDVELMQYTGLKDKNGREIYEGDIVLEDYFSNVNPNDHSDDEYIDDTPRKFIICYDSNQGRYKAVPPETYRINAGNGGWTGYDVRGYKAEVIGNIYENPELIEV is encoded by the coding sequence ATGGGCAGAGAGATTAAGTTCCGGGCGTGGGATAAGAGTTTCAAAAGAATGTTTGTTCCTTCACAAATTGATTATGAGTTAGGCGGAGAACTGGAAGACAGCAAAAAAGAAAACGTTCATGTATGGAGGAAGCCATTCGATGGTGAGAACGCCAATTGGTCATCATCCGGTCACTATATTCATGGGAAAGATGTGGAGCTCATGCAATACACCGGATTAAAGGACAAGAACGGCCGGGAGATCTACGAAGGGGATATTGTTTTAGAGGACTATTTCTCTAACGTCAACCCGAATGACCACTCAGATGATGAATATATCGACGACACACCAAGAAAGTTCATTATCTGCTACGACAGCAATCAAGGAAGATACAAGGCAGTTCCTCCAGAAACATATCGCATAAATGCCGGGAATGGCGGTTGGACTGGATATGATGTGCGGGGATATAAGGCTGAAGTCATCGGCAACATCTACGAGAATCCAGAACTAATAGAGGTATAA
- a CDS encoding BC1872 family protein codes for MTREEIMAMEPGKKLDHIVIETVLKWHKVELTPKGNGWFWSDGNTHVGWAVFSPSVDISAAWEVVEHINKRESHGLALEFYPNEQEWGADFDELGLSSQAVSKTAPEAICKAALFAVLNL; via the coding sequence ATGACAAGGGAAGAGATAATGGCGATGGAGCCGGGGAAAAAGTTAGATCATATTGTAATTGAAACAGTGTTGAAATGGCACAAAGTTGAATTAACGCCCAAAGGAAACGGTTGGTTTTGGTCAGATGGGAACACGCATGTTGGATGGGCTGTGTTTTCTCCTTCAGTCGATATATCCGCAGCATGGGAAGTAGTAGAGCATATCAATAAACGAGAATCCCACGGTCTGGCGCTGGAGTTTTATCCAAATGAACAAGAGTGGGGCGCTGACTTTGATGAACTTGGTCTTTCCTCGCAGGCTGTTTCAAAAACAGCGCCTGAAGCGATCTGTAAGGCTGCACTTTTTGCGGTACTTAACTTATGA
- a CDS encoding tyrosine-type recombinase/integrase: MKGHYYKPHCKCPGLQKKKCKCGAKWAFLLDLGKKPDGSRNQKKRGGFDTKDDAEAAAAIMMEQHKTNTLPEDVARREAEEQRKLEEEKKEEQRLNISFEDLAEQWYEVYKSTGKRKRVNTLKNRRNDKVRLVACFDKPAREITHDEYQDTLIQLKDGSHEKHKRKFTTNTLSNTHVTAKMIFEFGIKHKFLEENPAKGAHVPKDYQTVEEIESWEDIPDFLERDELLIFLDTAYLHGNPLDYEIFTTLAYTGIRIGELEALQEPAFNPALNKIKIIKNYINYNNYTKFELGPPKTTSSIRELDIDPEITTMMLGLIEQHKVIKSTNSSHLDQGFIFGQKVGRYIGYPIPEGIINQRMKRILRISGLDKDLSPHSMRHTFTSLMAEAGVSLEQVMEMLGHAGDEMTRRVYLHTTKTKKKDAVEKYSNLLQNTINREQNVTQLLPKLV; encoded by the coding sequence GTGAAAGGTCATTATTATAAGCCTCATTGTAAATGCCCAGGGTTGCAGAAAAAGAAGTGTAAGTGTGGTGCCAAGTGGGCGTTTTTGCTAGACTTGGGGAAGAAACCGGACGGATCCCGGAACCAGAAGAAGCGCGGAGGATTTGACACCAAAGACGACGCAGAGGCCGCAGCAGCCATCATGATGGAGCAACACAAGACTAACACCCTGCCAGAAGATGTGGCCCGTAGAGAGGCTGAGGAACAGCGCAAACTTGAAGAGGAGAAAAAGGAAGAACAACGACTTAACATTAGCTTTGAAGATCTGGCCGAACAGTGGTACGAAGTATATAAGTCCACGGGAAAACGAAAACGAGTTAATACGCTTAAGAATAGAAGAAACGATAAAGTCAGACTTGTTGCATGCTTCGATAAACCAGCGCGCGAAATAACGCATGATGAATATCAGGATACCCTGATACAGTTGAAAGATGGCTCTCACGAAAAGCATAAAAGAAAATTTACTACAAATACTTTAAGCAACACACACGTGACTGCAAAGATGATATTCGAGTTTGGGATTAAGCATAAATTTTTAGAAGAAAACCCAGCTAAAGGCGCTCACGTACCTAAAGATTACCAAACAGTCGAAGAAATAGAATCCTGGGAAGACATACCTGATTTTTTGGAGCGTGACGAGCTTCTGATTTTCCTTGATACTGCCTACCTACATGGAAACCCATTAGACTATGAAATATTCACCACTTTAGCGTATACTGGTATTCGGATTGGTGAATTAGAAGCGCTTCAGGAACCTGCCTTTAATCCAGCATTAAATAAGATAAAAATTATAAAGAACTATATAAATTATAACAATTACACAAAGTTCGAATTGGGTCCTCCTAAGACAACCTCTTCTATTCGTGAATTAGATATTGACCCAGAGATCACAACCATGATGTTAGGATTAATCGAGCAACACAAGGTAATTAAATCCACCAACAGTTCACATCTTGACCAAGGATTTATATTCGGGCAGAAAGTAGGGAGGTATATTGGTTATCCGATTCCTGAAGGCATTATTAACCAAAGGATGAAACGCATATTGCGTATTTCCGGTTTAGACAAAGACCTGTCGCCCCATTCAATGCGGCATACATTCACGTCATTGATGGCAGAAGCAGGAGTTAGCCTGGAACAGGTAATGGAGATGTTGGGACATGCTGGCGATGAAATGACGAGACGAGTTTACCTACACACCACCAAGACGAAGAAAAAAGATGCAGTAGAAAAATACAGCAATTTGCTCCAAAATACGATCAATCGAGAGCAAAATGTTACCCAATTGTTACCCAAGCTTGTTTGA
- a CDS encoding helix-turn-helix domain-containing protein has product MVVNLGELLRQLRGKESLRSVSKRAGISHNYLSIVEKGVDPRTGAPVKASPDTLRSLSRAYNYPYKDLMLAAGYSELEDQHQREIESVTKSINAISDLKELILRYDDEQILDMYHHTSNGEDLKEEDVKKILSYVRFVLKDS; this is encoded by the coding sequence ATGGTGGTTAATTTAGGTGAATTGTTACGCCAATTACGAGGTAAGGAATCTTTGCGAAGCGTTTCTAAACGTGCAGGGATTAGTCACAACTACTTAAGCATTGTTGAAAAGGGGGTAGATCCAAGGACAGGCGCGCCTGTAAAAGCTTCTCCTGATACGTTGAGAAGTTTGTCGCGCGCCTACAATTATCCGTATAAGGATTTGATGCTAGCTGCCGGTTATTCAGAACTTGAAGACCAACATCAAAGAGAAATAGAAAGCGTTACAAAATCAATAAATGCTATAAGCGACCTGAAAGAATTAATCTTGAGATATGATGATGAGCAAATTCTAGATATGTATCATCACACATCAAATGGAGAAGATTTGAAAGAAGAAGATGTCAAGAAAATTCTCTCTTATGTTCGATTTGTTCTGAAGGATTCTTAA
- a CDS encoding phage antirepressor KilAC domain-containing protein, whose protein sequence is MNQLITINGVRGFIDENGVAQLNLDDVSRGLGFTQQKGKVEYIRWERVNGYLIELGFSPLVGKEYIPENVFYRLSMKSENEKGIAFQARVADEILPSIRKHGAYMTPDTIEKITTNPDFLIQLGNVLKEAQEKNKVLELKIENDKHKVHYAEAIEISEDSILVGQLAKLMRQKGVEIGEIRLFKWMRDEGYLIKSGTEYNKPTQRSMEMGLFEIKTGYRSGSGGTTKLTFTAKVTGKGQIYFINKFLPAA, encoded by the coding sequence ATGAATCAATTAATTACTATTAACGGGGTAAGAGGGTTTATTGACGAAAACGGAGTAGCGCAATTGAATTTGGATGATGTGTCTCGAGGCCTTGGTTTTACTCAACAAAAAGGGAAGGTAGAATACATTCGTTGGGAAAGAGTAAATGGATATTTGATTGAATTGGGATTTTCTCCACTTGTGGGGAAAGAGTATATACCAGAAAACGTCTTCTATAGATTGTCGATGAAGTCAGAAAACGAAAAAGGCATTGCGTTTCAGGCAAGAGTAGCAGACGAAATACTCCCATCAATTAGAAAACACGGAGCATATATGACTCCAGACACAATTGAAAAAATTACAACCAACCCAGATTTTCTAATACAACTAGGAAATGTATTGAAAGAAGCACAAGAGAAAAACAAAGTTCTTGAGTTGAAAATTGAAAATGACAAGCACAAAGTACATTATGCTGAAGCAATTGAAATATCAGAGGATTCCATACTGGTTGGACAATTAGCTAAGTTGATGCGTCAAAAAGGTGTAGAGATAGGAGAAATTCGATTGTTTAAATGGATGAGGGATGAAGGATATCTGATTAAGTCTGGAACTGAGTACAACAAGCCTACACAACGTTCAATGGAAATGGGATTGTTTGAGATCAAAACCGGATATCGCAGCGGATCTGGAGGTACAACCAAGCTTACTTTTACTGCAAAAGTTACAGGAAAAGGACAAATATATTTTATCAATAAGTTTTTGCCAGCAGCTTAA
- a CDS encoding helix-turn-helix transcriptional regulator, with the protein MAQPKTRVEYLRKINFLSQKEVAEKLGVSQQFYHKIEKGTSKINLDMADSLKVIFNLTCIEELLRDVS; encoded by the coding sequence ATGGCACAGCCAAAAACAAGAGTAGAGTATCTGAGAAAAATCAACTTTTTATCTCAAAAAGAAGTGGCTGAGAAGTTGGGAGTTTCGCAACAGTTCTATCACAAAATCGAGAAAGGCACTTCGAAAATTAATCTGGATATGGCGGATTCGCTCAAGGTAATATTTAACCTGACATGCATTGAAGAACTGCTCAGAGATGTATCGTAA
- a CDS encoding RusA family crossover junction endodeoxyribonuclease — MIKFTVYGAPVAQGRPRATTATGFVKMYDPAKSKHYKDYVRLASREYAPPHPLQGALGLEVIAYRPLTSVIRKSLKKAAAAEKGEILPLTKPDADNYLKGITDALTNIMWVDDSQVVEATVKKRYSAKPRIEISIWEVSA; from the coding sequence ATGATCAAATTCACGGTATACGGGGCTCCTGTCGCTCAAGGCAGACCCCGGGCAACTACAGCCACAGGCTTTGTAAAAATGTACGATCCAGCCAAGTCCAAACACTACAAAGATTATGTGAGACTAGCCTCCCGGGAATACGCACCGCCACATCCTCTACAAGGGGCGCTAGGGCTTGAAGTGATTGCTTACCGTCCACTAACATCAGTCATTCGCAAATCGCTTAAAAAGGCCGCTGCAGCCGAGAAAGGAGAGATCCTACCACTCACCAAGCCTGATGCAGACAATTACCTGAAGGGGATCACAGACGCGCTCACAAACATCATGTGGGTGGATGATAGTCAAGTAGTCGAGGCCACAGTAAAAAAGAGGTACAGTGCAAAGCCAAGAATTGAAATATCAATTTGGGAGGTCAGCGCATGA
- a CDS encoding helix-turn-helix domain-containing protein: protein MKKRVSLEELPPVLRAQDIADYLIMARNTVYDLYDMPIEFGGIPNMKIGNGRRTIKEDFILWLESKKKEQRDKQDRRYALIKGEKGVKKVG from the coding sequence ATGAAGAAGCGAGTAAGCCTCGAAGAATTACCACCAGTGCTAAGAGCGCAAGACATTGCTGATTACCTAATTATGGCTCGGAACACTGTATACGACCTCTACGATATGCCGATCGAGTTTGGAGGAATCCCAAATATGAAGATTGGAAACGGTCGTCGAACTATTAAAGAAGATTTCATTCTCTGGCTTGAGTCGAAGAAGAAAGAACAACGCGACAAACAAGACCGTCGATACGCGCTTATCAAAGGAGAAAAAGGAGTGAAGAAAGTTGGCTAA
- a CDS encoding ERF family protein, protein MNIYQKLVEVRKSVDYLKKESKSNQYDYTGSAQVLASVRDKINDMGLLLIPRITDKNLLSETIEYMDRDKPKKTTTYFTELNMTFTWVNADNPEEKIECPWYSQGVDIAGEKGVGKALTYAEKYFTLKFFNIPTDKDDPDAFQNKFGQKASKEVLSKIKAAWATLGMRANRLDDQSSALYGVPLMQLDDEMAESFLNKLTEQLATGGKRDGTNG, encoded by the coding sequence TTGAACATCTATCAAAAATTGGTTGAGGTTCGTAAGTCAGTTGATTATCTCAAGAAAGAATCGAAATCAAATCAATACGACTATACAGGTAGCGCCCAAGTGTTGGCATCTGTTCGCGACAAAATTAATGATATGGGTTTGTTGTTGATACCAAGAATCACGGATAAGAACCTTCTGTCAGAAACAATTGAATATATGGACCGGGATAAGCCAAAAAAGACAACCACCTATTTTACGGAGTTGAATATGACATTTACATGGGTAAATGCAGACAATCCAGAGGAAAAAATAGAATGCCCATGGTATTCCCAGGGTGTTGATATTGCGGGCGAAAAAGGCGTAGGTAAAGCTCTCACATACGCAGAAAAATATTTCACGCTTAAATTCTTCAACATCCCGACGGATAAGGACGATCCAGACGCATTCCAAAACAAGTTCGGTCAGAAAGCATCTAAAGAGGTTTTGTCGAAGATCAAGGCAGCATGGGCCACATTAGGAATGAGAGCTAACCGACTGGATGATCAGAGTTCCGCTCTATACGGTGTCCCTTTGATGCAATTGGACGATGAAATGGCTGAATCATTCCTGAACAAATTGACTGAACAACTTGCTACAGGAGGTAAACGTGATGGAACTAACGGCTGA
- a CDS encoding PD-(D/E)XK nuclease-like domain-containing protein, which produces MELTAENYYSPEANQEYMSVSQYKDFIKCESAAMAKLNGSYTDMKHEALLVGSYVHAALESNEAFEAFKSSTPDIYTAKKELKAPYKSANNMIDVVLADDLCNKVLEGEKEVILTADIFGTMWKSKIDVLSRDNGRFTDIKTVKGIREKYWDGTKYVSFIQMYGYDVQMAMYAEIERLSGEMKFEYLEPTLLAVSKEEVPDKEIIWFDDQIIQEKLREVEQKLPHILDVKFGNVKPTGCGRCNYCKAKKRLSSMTHYLDLLEAI; this is translated from the coding sequence ATGGAACTAACGGCTGAAAACTATTACTCTCCTGAAGCGAACCAGGAATATATGAGCGTTTCGCAATACAAAGATTTCATAAAATGTGAATCCGCAGCTATGGCAAAACTCAATGGATCATACACGGACATGAAACATGAAGCGTTATTGGTTGGCTCATATGTACATGCAGCGCTAGAAAGCAATGAAGCTTTTGAAGCTTTTAAATCATCAACACCAGATATTTACACAGCTAAAAAGGAACTTAAAGCACCATATAAGTCAGCAAACAACATGATTGACGTGGTTTTAGCTGACGATCTATGCAATAAGGTGCTTGAAGGTGAGAAAGAGGTCATTCTTACAGCTGATATATTCGGCACTATGTGGAAATCGAAGATAGATGTTTTATCTCGGGATAACGGGCGGTTCACTGATATTAAAACAGTTAAAGGAATTCGGGAAAAATATTGGGACGGAACAAAATATGTGTCCTTCATCCAGATGTACGGATATGACGTTCAAATGGCAATGTATGCCGAGATCGAGAGATTGAGCGGAGAAATGAAATTTGAATATCTCGAGCCTACACTACTGGCTGTTTCTAAGGAAGAGGTTCCAGACAAAGAAATCATTTGGTTTGACGATCAAATCATCCAAGAAAAGCTTAGAGAAGTAGAACAAAAACTACCTCATATTCTGGATGTTAAATTCGGAAATGTTAAGCCAACCGGATGCGGACGCTGTAATTACTGCAAAGCTAAAAAAAGATTGAGCAGCATGACACATTACCTTGATTTGCTTGAGGCCATATAA
- a CDS encoding DUF1660 family phage protein: MHLLCKIFGHKYDYNMRIWKQRCKRCGKTVYRGRE; encoded by the coding sequence ATGCATCTCCTATGCAAAATATTCGGTCATAAATACGACTACAACATGAGGATATGGAAACAACGGTGTAAACGGTGTGGAAAGACAGTATATCGCGGCAGAGAGTAA
- a CDS encoding DnaA ATPase domain-containing protein: MQVAVVENCSCHMDRMFQKYNAAESFSPKERGYTFKTATVDNLNREQFGVAIEFVRDIKRHMELGTWLYIFGDDARVAEASKEKGAILNAYGTGKTYLMQCMANAFSYRKIPAIYVTESKLYGEIKATYSRDSEESEIDVLQRYYNVPILMIDDIFTAQYKDWAEGMLYNIIDERMKNNKVTIMTSNYALGRIRERLPMNGGKIGSRINGKAEQIEMLGPDRRPQSKSEPA; encoded by the coding sequence ATGCAAGTGGCCGTGGTGGAAAACTGCAGCTGCCACATGGACCGGATGTTCCAAAAGTACAACGCAGCCGAGAGCTTCAGCCCAAAAGAGCGAGGATACACCTTTAAAACTGCAACGGTCGACAATCTGAACCGCGAACAGTTTGGGGTGGCTATAGAATTTGTTCGTGACATCAAGAGGCATATGGAGCTTGGCACATGGCTGTACATCTTCGGTGACGATGCCCGGGTAGCAGAAGCTTCTAAGGAAAAGGGAGCTATCTTAAACGCCTACGGTACTGGCAAGACCTACCTCATGCAGTGTATGGCAAATGCATTCTCATACCGGAAGATCCCGGCAATATACGTCACAGAGTCAAAATTGTACGGAGAGATTAAAGCGACATACAGCCGAGATAGCGAAGAATCTGAAATTGATGTGCTACAGCGATACTACAACGTGCCGATCCTGATGATAGACGACATTTTCACAGCTCAGTACAAGGATTGGGCCGAAGGGATGCTATACAACATCATTGACGAGCGAATGAAGAACAACAAGGTTACGATCATGACCAGCAACTATGCATTAGGTCGCATCAGAGAACGGTTACCGATGAACGGCGGGAAGATCGGAAGTCGGATAAACGGCAAGGCAGAACAAATTGAAATGCTGGGACCGGATCGCAGACCACAAAGCAAGAGTGAACCGGCTTAA